The stretch of DNA GTCGTCGCCGACGTCGGCGTTCTTGGCGGCCTCCCGCATCGCGTCCGAGGGTTTGGTGACGGTGTCGGAGCGTAAGTCTACGACCATGCTGATTGGTGGGTGGAGGGGAGGAATAAGGGGTACGGTGCCGTGGGAGTGTTTCCGGGATTCGGTGGTTGGGTTTGGGTTGTGGGAAGCGTGAAGCTGCTTGCCTCTGTTCGAAATCGAACGGGGAAGAGATACAGCAACACTGTGAAAGCCCCTACCCGCTCGGGTCGCGCGGCTCGCTGCGCGTGGTTCGAGAGACGCCGGAGGCGTCTCTCGTCATCACGAAAGGCGCGAAGCGCCTTTCGAACGACTTCACTCCCTTCGGTCGTTCCAGTGCTTACTTCGCCGTGCTTCCCCGAGCGGGCAGCCCCTTTCAGTCCCACCCAACAGCACTGTTGCGCCGGACACGAGGTCCGGCGCGGCACCGATTCCCCACCCCTCCCCCGCCGGCGCCACCGTGGCGCCGGCGAGGCGTCCACCGCCACCGCACCGCGACCGCGGTCGGCGCGAAGCAGGAACGCCCCTTGTGGGCGCGACCGGCGCGAGGGACGAGCGACCGCAGGGAGCGGAGCGACTGAGGAGCGCAACGAGTCCCGGGAGTCGAGCGGTGAGGGGCTTTCACGGTGTTCTCGACCCGTCAAGAACCACTACGCCAGTCACAAAGAGAAGGGGCGCCCGTTACTACGTCGACTTCTACAACTTCGCGTACGGCCCGCCCTTCGCCTCGGTCAGTCGGTCGACCTGCTCCTCGCTCAGGTCGATCGCCGCGGCGCCGAGGTTCTCCTCCAACTGCTCGACCGTCCGGGCGCCGACGATCGGCGCGGTCACGCCGTCGCGGTGCATCAGCCACGCTAGCGCGGTCTGAGCCGGCGACGCGCCCACCTCGTCGGCGACCTCGTCGAGCACGTCGTGCACGTCGAAGTTCGTCTCCGTGAGGTACGCTTTCTCGAATCGGCTCGACTCGGCGGCGCGGGACTCGCCGGTCAGCCCCTCCTCGCGGTCGTACTTCCCGGTCAAAAAGCCCTGTCCGAGCGGGCTCCACGGACAGACCGCCAGCCCCTCCTCGCGGGCGAACTGGAGGTAGTCCCCCTCGATCTCGCGGTCGACGAGGTTGTAGCGTGGCTGGAGCACGGTAAAGGGCTCCCAGCCCTCCGCGCGGGCGATCTCGTTGGCCTTCGCGACCCGCCACGCGTTGGGCGAGAGCGTCGACGCGCCGAGGTAGTGGACCTTCCCCTCCTCAACGAGGCCGTTCAGCGTCTTCATCGTCTCGCGGGTCGGCGTCTCGCCGTCCCAGCGGTGGAGGTAGAGCACGTCGACGTACTCCGTCCCGAGCCGGTCGAGGATCTCGTCCACTCGGTGGCGGAGGTTCTTCCGGTTCGTCCCGCGGCTGTTGGGGTCACCCTCCCGGATCTGCCAGTAGATCTTGGAGGCGACCGTGAACCGCTCACGGTCGCGCTCGGTCAGCCAGTCGCCGATCCACTCTTCGGCCTGCCCGCCGCCGTACACGTCGGCGGCGTCGATGTAGCGCCCCCCGGCGTCGGCGTAGGCGTCGAGCAGCGTCTTCGCCCGGTCCTCGCCGATCTCGAGGTTGCCCGCCTCGGTCTCGCGGCCGAACCGCCACGTCCCGAACTGCATCTCGCTGGTCTGGAGCCCGCTCTCGCCGAACGGGACGAAGTCGAGGTCGGTGTCGCTCATGTGTCCGACCGTTGGGGCGAACGGGGGAAAAGCGTTGACCAATCGGCGGTCCGGGAGGCGCTCGGGCCACCGTTATCCCGGGGCGGCCGCCATACCCCGTATGCCCGACCGCCGCTTCGCCGTCGACGACGTGCCCGACCCCGACCACCGACTGGCCGACACGGCCGCCAACCGCCACTACGTGTGGGACCCCGACCTCGACCCGGCGATCACCGTCGAGCCTGGCGAGGTCGTCCAGTTCGACTGCCGGGACGCTTACGACCGACAGCTTCCGCGAGAGCCCACGCCCGAGGACGTGGCCGCCGTCGATGCCGAGGGCCATCCGCTCGCCGGCCCGGTCGCGGTCGCGGGCGCCGAGCCGGGCGACACGCTCCGGGTCGACCTGCTCGCGTTCGAACACGAGGGATGGGGCGTCACCACGGTGCCGCCGGGCGACAGCGGCGGAGGGTTGCTGCCCGAGTCGTTCCCGGAGGCACACGTCCGCGCGTGGGATCTGGACGCTGCGGCGGACGACGGCACACCGGTCGCTCGTTTCCGCGACGACGACGCGCCGGCCGTGTCGGTTCCCGTCGCCCCGTTTCCCGGAAACCTCGGCGTCGCCCCGGTCGAGGCCCCGGCCAGCACGATCCCCCCGCGGAACGTCGGCGGTAACCTGGACGTGAAACACCTCACCGCCGGCTCGACGCTCTACCTCCCTGTCGAGGTCGCCGGCGCGTTGTTCTCCGTGGGTGACTGCCACGCCGCACAGGGTGACGGCGAGGTCTGCATCACCGGCATCGAGGCACCGATGTCGGTGACCGCGCGGTTCGACCTCGCCGAT from Halolamina sediminis encodes:
- a CDS encoding acetamidase/formamidase family protein, whose protein sequence is MPDRRFAVDDVPDPDHRLADTAANRHYVWDPDLDPAITVEPGEVVQFDCRDAYDRQLPREPTPEDVAAVDAEGHPLAGPVAVAGAEPGDTLRVDLLAFEHEGWGVTTVPPGDSGGGLLPESFPEAHVRAWDLDAAADDGTPVARFRDDDAPAVSVPVAPFPGNLGVAPVEAPASTIPPRNVGGNLDVKHLTAGSTLYLPVEVAGALFSVGDCHAAQGDGEVCITGIEAPMSVTARFDLADRSVTQPEFETTGPFTPSGRDEPMYATTGIAPDLMDATKEAVRRMIAHLHERRGLSRADAYVLCSAAVDLKISQVVDAPNWTVTAYLPESVLD
- a CDS encoding aldo/keto reductase — encoded protein: MSDTDLDFVPFGESGLQTSEMQFGTWRFGRETEAGNLEIGEDRAKTLLDAYADAGGRYIDAADVYGGGQAEEWIGDWLTERDRERFTVASKIYWQIREGDPNSRGTNRKNLRHRVDEILDRLGTEYVDVLYLHRWDGETPTRETMKTLNGLVEEGKVHYLGASTLSPNAWRVAKANEIARAEGWEPFTVLQPRYNLVDREIEGDYLQFAREEGLAVCPWSPLGQGFLTGKYDREEGLTGESRAAESSRFEKAYLTETNFDVHDVLDEVADEVGASPAQTALAWLMHRDGVTAPIVGARTVEQLEENLGAAAIDLSEEQVDRLTEAKGGPYAKL